The segment CCGGAGCAATGCTCAGATTAATGTCCCGCAGCACCCACTCGTGCTCGTCGCTATACTTGAACCACACGTTGTTGAATTCGATCTTCCCGGCTGGCTTCAGCAGCGGCTTCGCGCCCGGTGCATCGACAATATCATACGGCTCATTCAGCAGCTCCAGCACACGTTCAAGCGATGCCGAAGCCTGGGTCAGCACGGTCGAGGAGTTGATCAGACGGCGCAGCGGCGCATACATCCGGTCCAGATAGCCGAAGAAGGCCACGAAGGTCCCGAGCGTCAGATTGCCCTGGATGACCTGGTATCCGCCGTATCCGATCACAAGCAGCGGAGCAATATCGGTCAAGGTGTTAATTATCGCAAAGGTGAAGGCATTCCACCGCGTTTGCGCCAGCGCTTTTTGCAGAAACTTGCCGTTGATCTCCTCGAACTGCTGCAGGTCTACCCGCTCCATCGTGAAGCTGCGGATGACCGCAATCCCCTGAATCCGTTCATGCAGATAGCCCTGAATGACGGCAAGTGCCTGTGACCGGTCTTTGGTCAGCACCTTGAGACGCTTGTACAGCGTATTGACGGCAATGCCATACAGCGGCAGAATGGCAATCGCCACCAGCGTCAGCACCGGATTCAGATAGAGCATGAAGCCCAGGGCGAAGAGCAGGGTGAACATATCCAGCCAGACATTCATCATTCCGACCTCAACCAGGTTCTTCGACTGCTCGACATCGTTAATGAACCGGGAGATGGCCTCGCCTACCTTAGTATTCTGGTAATAACGCAACGACAGCCGCTGCAGATGCCCGTAGAGCTTATTGCGCATATCGAATAGCACCTTGCTCGTAATCAGCTGGGCGAAATACTGGCGGTAATACTCCACCGGCCCGCGGACAATCACGAACAGAATCAGGCCCCCGCCTATCACTGTCATCAGCTTCGAGACCCGCTCCGCTATCGTCAGTGCCGGATTACCCAGCAGCTCATCGACCACATATTTCAGAATCATCGGCAGGGTCAGCGGAATGCTGAATTTGACCATCCCGATGATCAGAGTGAGCACAATCCATTTCATATACGGCCGAACAAAGGTATAATAAGATTTCCAAGGTTTCACAGCGTGTCAGGTCCTTTCCAATTCATTCTTCATCAGGGTGCAGTTGACATTTGCGCGCTGCAGTGTTTTATTATTTTTAAACAGTTACGGTTGCAGTACCGGAATTCAGGAGGATAATGATGCCCAGACAATTTGTGACGGAAGCCGTCATGATGGCGATTTACGGCCAGCTTCTCATCCCGCGGAGCCCTGTAGAATATATAGTCCCTTATACCACAATTATGGAGCTTTACGAGCTGCGGGACAGCGATGAGCCGGTGATGAGCCAGGCGGATGATGACAAGCATGTCAGACTCAGAATCCGCGAGCTGATCAACTATTTCGAGGAGCCGCTGAATGCCAAGAAGATCAACCGCTGCCTGAACGTCCCCTGGGCCAAAAGCTCCGGTATCCTCCTCGGCGGACACGCGCAGATCACCATTATCAACAGCGTTGACAATGCCTCCTACGGAGAAGCATTCGATCCGATTGAGACAGAGCTGCTGCTGGCGTCCCAGCGTGAGAAGGTGCCGATTCTGACCGACCAGTTCGAGCTGATCCAGCGCATCATCGAAGGCGGAGTTCCCGTCCAGGTCTATGACATTGATGATTTCGAGTTCGCCATGGAGGAAGAGACCTTCCGCAGCTCGCACTGATCGCGTCACCTGAGCGGCGGGCAGCTTCGTTGGCCTGGGGCATATCCCCATGTAAAAGCCCTTGCCTCACGGCAAGGGCTTGTTCCGCATCCCCGGCAGTGCCGGGATCTGCCCTTTGCTGCAGCTCTCCCTTTATGCCACCGGCACAGGCTCATACTTATATTCGATGTCATCCTCAGCCTGGGAATAGACAATCGACAGATTGTACCCCTCCATATACCACAGATCCTGCTCTTCCATATAGAAGGTCAAGCCGCCCTCCATGAACTGCACAGCAGGACGTCCAGGCTGCTCGGTGGCAATGCCCAGCGAGAAGCCGGGATGCAGGCCTCCGCCTGAGCTGTACCGGGGAAACAACCGGATATATGCACCCTCCTGGAGGCTCAGTTCTCTTTTGAACCAGGCGGCTGCTTCCGGACTAATTAATATGTTCATCTCTCCACTCCTCCCCTCTACCCCAATCATACCCAAAAAACTTCAATTCACCAAATCGAAGCGGTATTACGGCAACATGCCGTCTCCGCCACAAAATTAAATTTGACAATTCTTAAAGTGTGATGATAAACTCGGAACATAACGAAACGTCTTCAAGTTATTACCAAAATGAAGAAAGGGTGATCTCGGTGTTTAACATTGATATGGTATACCTCGCCACTATTGTAGAAAACTATACCCAACTGAATACCGAAGCAGCCCGAGCAGTGGAGAATTCCTGAGGTTCATGCGTATTACGCGTAACGTATGAGAACAGGCTTAACTTATCTCTCACATGTCTCTGTGCTGCTTATAGCACCGTGGACATGATAACCGCAATTACAGGCGTATCATCCGTTTTCGGATGGTACGCTTTTTCGCGTGCTGTGAGAGTGTGATCTGCTGTCCAAGTGTCTATGAATGTTCCGTTAACCAAGCCAACTTAGTAATTACTCCAAGCACGAAAGGAAGGGATTCATCTTGTTCTCCGTACTCCGAAATCTCGGCTGGTTCTTCCGCCGGGAAAAAAGGCGCTATACTATAGGCCTTATTCTTCTTATCGTGGTAGGTGTGCTCGAACTGCTGCCTCCACGCCTGTTGGGCAACGCCATTGACGAAATCGTCACCGGTGCCATCACTGCAGGTTCACTGATGAAATACATTGGCCTGATCGTACTTATGCTGCTGATCATTTACTGGATCACCTACATATGGATGCATAAGCTGTTCGGGGGTTCGAATCTGGTGGAGCGCCTGCTGCGCTCGCGGTTCATGAATCATCTCATGACGATGACCCCCGCCTTCTTCGAGCGTAACCGCACCGGCGATCTGATGGCCCGGGCCACCAACGATATCCGCGCCGTCTCCGCAACCGTAGGCTTCGGGATGCTCACTCTTGTCGACTCCACCGTATATCTCACGGTCGTCCTGTTCGCCATGGGGTTCCTGGTCAGCTGGAAGCTGACACTGGCTGCGGTCATCCCGCTTCCGATGATTGCGGTAGCCATGGTGTTCTACGGCAAAGCGATCCACGACCGCTACAGTCTGGCGCAGGATGCCTTCGGCGACATGAATGACCAGGTGTTGGAATCCGTATCGGGTATCCGCGTCATCCGTGCTTATGTGCAGGAGCGGCACGATGAGAAGCGCTTCTCTGACATTACAGATGATGTGTACCGCAAAAATATGGCGGTCGCCCGGGTCGATGCCTTCTTCGAGCCGACGATCCGCTTGTTCGTGGGTCTAAGCTATATCATTGCCCTGACCTACGGAATCTATCTCGTATTCCGCAATCAGATTACGCTCGGCGATCTGGTGTCGTTCAACATGTACCTCGGGATGATCGTGTGGCCGATGTTCGCGATCGGCGAGCTGATTAATATCATGCAGCGCGGCGGCGCTTCACTGGAGCGGATCGACGAGACGCTGAATGCGAAGCCTGATGTCAAGGATGTGCCTCAGCCGGTTAAGGTGGCCCAGCCAACCACCATAGAGCTGAAGAATGTGACCTTCCGGTATCCGACCTCTACCATCGATAATCTCAGCGGAGTCAGCTTATCCCTCTCCCAAGGCCAGACGCTTGGCGTGGTCGGACGGACCGGCAGCGGCAAATCGACGCTGCTGAAGCAGCTGCTGCATGAATACCCGGCGGGCACAGGCGAGATTCTGATCTCCGGTGTGCCGATCACCCAGATCGCCCTCGACCAGCTTCATAGCTGGATGGGCTACGTGCCGCAGGAGCAGATCCTGTTCTCTAAGTCGGTTCGCGAGAATATCCAGTTCGGATATTCCGGGGCCAGCGATGAACGGATCATGCAGGCGATTACCGCAGCAGCCTTCCAGAATGACCTCGGTACCTTGTCCGACGGGCTGGATACAATGGTTGGCGAACGCGGTGTCTCCCTCTCCGGGGGACAGAAGCAGCGGGTCTCCATCTCACGCGCCTTCATCGCAAATCCTGATATTCTGATTCTGGATGACGCCTTGTCTGCTGTGGACGCGCGGACAGAAGCGAAGATCATCGAGAACATCCGCGAGGAGCGCAGCGGCAAAACCACGCTCATCTCCACCCACCGCCTCTCGGCGATTGAGCATGCCGATCTGATCGTTGTTCTCGAAGACGGGCATATTACAGAGCAGGGTACGCACCAGGAGCTGCTGGAGCTGAACGGCTGGTACCGTGAGCAGTTCGACCGCCAGCAGGTCGAGAATAATCTGACGAATGAATAACCCCATACAGGAGGTGTCACCGTTGACACAGAGTACAGGCAAACGTCTGCTGCAATATGCA is part of the Paenibacillus sp. FSL M7-0420 genome and harbors:
- a CDS encoding ABC transporter ATP-binding protein — protein: MKPWKSYYTFVRPYMKWIVLTLIIGMVKFSIPLTLPMILKYVVDELLGNPALTIAERVSKLMTVIGGGLILFVIVRGPVEYYRQYFAQLITSKVLFDMRNKLYGHLQRLSLRYYQNTKVGEAISRFINDVEQSKNLVEVGMMNVWLDMFTLLFALGFMLYLNPVLTLVAIAILPLYGIAVNTLYKRLKVLTKDRSQALAVIQGYLHERIQGIAVIRSFTMERVDLQQFEEINGKFLQKALAQTRWNAFTFAIINTLTDIAPLLVIGYGGYQVIQGNLTLGTFVAFFGYLDRMYAPLRRLINSSTVLTQASASLERVLELLNEPYDIVDAPGAKPLLKPAGKIEFNNVWFKYSDEHEWVLRDINLSIAPGQTVAFVGMSGGGKSSLISLIPRFYDISDGSLRMDGHDIRALTQESLRRTVGMVLQDNFLFSGSVRDNIRFGNPEAGEEEVMKAAVSANAHDFIMQLPEGYDTEVGERGVKLSGGQKQRVAIARVFLKDPKVLILDEATSALDLESEHLIQQALQSLASERTTLIVAHRLSTITHADQIIVLENGEITERGTHEELMGLAGSYARLFNVQRLDA
- a CDS encoding ADP-heptose synthase gives rise to the protein MPRQFVTEAVMMAIYGQLLIPRSPVEYIVPYTTIMELYELRDSDEPVMSQADDDKHVRLRIRELINYFEEPLNAKKINRCLNVPWAKSSGILLGGHAQITIINSVDNASYGEAFDPIETELLLASQREKVPILTDQFELIQRIIEGGVPVQVYDIDDFEFAMEEETFRSSH
- a CDS encoding HesB/YadR/YfhF family protein codes for the protein MNILISPEAAAWFKRELSLQEGAYIRLFPRYSSGGGLHPGFSLGIATEQPGRPAVQFMEGGLTFYMEEQDLWYMEGYNLSIVYSQAEDDIEYKYEPVPVA
- a CDS encoding ABC transporter ATP-binding protein encodes the protein MFSVLRNLGWFFRREKRRYTIGLILLIVVGVLELLPPRLLGNAIDEIVTGAITAGSLMKYIGLIVLMLLIIYWITYIWMHKLFGGSNLVERLLRSRFMNHLMTMTPAFFERNRTGDLMARATNDIRAVSATVGFGMLTLVDSTVYLTVVLFAMGFLVSWKLTLAAVIPLPMIAVAMVFYGKAIHDRYSLAQDAFGDMNDQVLESVSGIRVIRAYVQERHDEKRFSDITDDVYRKNMAVARVDAFFEPTIRLFVGLSYIIALTYGIYLVFRNQITLGDLVSFNMYLGMIVWPMFAIGELINIMQRGGASLERIDETLNAKPDVKDVPQPVKVAQPTTIELKNVTFRYPTSTIDNLSGVSLSLSQGQTLGVVGRTGSGKSTLLKQLLHEYPAGTGEILISGVPITQIALDQLHSWMGYVPQEQILFSKSVRENIQFGYSGASDERIMQAITAAAFQNDLGTLSDGLDTMVGERGVSLSGGQKQRVSISRAFIANPDILILDDALSAVDARTEAKIIENIREERSGKTTLISTHRLSAIEHADLIVVLEDGHITEQGTHQELLELNGWYREQFDRQQVENNLTNE